Proteins co-encoded in one Syntrophorhabdaceae bacterium genomic window:
- the bioB gene encoding biotin synthase BioB, producing MDSTIEKLKKKAIDRQDINTADAKRLYEIGIAKPFLLMAHANEIREHFKGRRISLCGIINAKSGVCPENCRFCAQSAHYHTDAPVYPLVTTGEILEKARTAKDAGIHLFSVVTSGTCISDNQEWQVICRAVEGINNMGIRSCASLGLLDEETANGLARAGLFRYHHNLETARSFFGNICTTHDYEEDIKTLHIAKNAGLSVCSGGIIGLGENMVHRIELAMTLKEADVDSIPINILNPIPGTPLENVLPLTPIEVLLTVAIFRFILPGKDIKLCGGKEKNLRQLLPLSIIAGCNSLMTGNYLTTLGRDTVHDIEMIRDLGLEVAIEQ from the coding sequence ATGGATTCAACAATCGAAAAACTGAAAAAGAAGGCTATCGACAGGCAGGATATCAATACTGCCGATGCGAAAAGACTCTATGAAATCGGCATCGCCAAGCCCTTCCTTTTAATGGCCCATGCAAATGAGATCCGGGAACATTTCAAAGGGAGGAGGATCAGCCTCTGCGGCATCATCAACGCAAAGTCCGGGGTATGCCCTGAAAACTGCAGGTTCTGCGCGCAGTCGGCGCATTATCACACCGATGCCCCTGTATACCCCCTTGTAACCACCGGGGAGATCCTTGAAAAGGCCCGTACAGCAAAGGACGCAGGGATCCATTTATTTAGTGTCGTAACAAGCGGAACATGTATATCGGACAATCAGGAGTGGCAGGTGATCTGCCGTGCTGTTGAAGGTATTAATAACATGGGTATCCGATCATGTGCCTCACTTGGGCTGCTCGATGAAGAGACGGCAAACGGTCTGGCAAGGGCCGGCCTGTTCAGATACCATCACAACCTTGAGACGGCCCGGAGCTTTTTTGGCAACATCTGCACAACCCACGACTATGAGGAGGATATCAAGACCTTGCACATAGCAAAGAATGCAGGTCTTTCAGTCTGTTCGGGGGGGATCATAGGCCTCGGCGAAAACATGGTGCACCGTATCGAACTTGCCATGACGCTAAAGGAAGCCGATGTGGACTCAATACCGATCAATATCCTCAATCCCATTCCCGGAACACCCCTTGAGAACGTTTTACCTCTCACCCCGATCGAGGTCCTCCTCACCGTTGCAATCTTCAGATTTATCCTCCCTGGTAAAGATATCAAGCTCTGCGGCGGCAAAGAGAAAAACCTGCGGCAGCTTTTGCCCCTCAGTATCATCGCGGGCTGCAATTCATTGATGACCGGCAATTATCTCACCACCCTCGGCAGGGATACGGTGCATGATATCGAGATGATCCGGGACTTGGGATTGGAAGTTGCGATAGAACAATAA
- a CDS encoding type II secretion system F family protein, which translates to MPLYEWEGKTVSGTTRKGSTKAPSEDSLRAILRKDGVILTKFVEKKEEKKEKYSPKAKVPTLQIVIFTRQLSTMITSGLPLVQSLEILGAQIEDVNLRGIVREIKEKIEGGSRFADALRDYPQCFDQLFVNLVVAGEEGGLLDGVLQRLSVYMEKSEKLKSKVKSAMIYPISIVVVAVGVVFVLLIFVIPVFETMFKDMGATLPMPTQIVVNLSRAVKGGIIYIIAAVVGIFFAFKKYYQSQGGRKTIDRLTLKLPIFGVLTIKASVARVTRTLATLLSSGVAILESLDIVAKVAGNKIVEEALVVAKERISEGRSMSEPLEQAGIFPPMVVQMVQVGESTGALDNMLNKIADFYEDDVDALVTNMTALMEPMIMAFLGVILGGLVVAMYLPIFKLGSAVG; encoded by the coding sequence ATGCCGCTATACGAATGGGAAGGTAAAACAGTCTCCGGTACAACAAGGAAAGGGTCAACAAAGGCCCCATCCGAAGATTCTCTCCGTGCGATCCTCAGAAAAGACGGTGTTATCCTTACCAAATTCGTCGAGAAAAAAGAGGAAAAGAAGGAAAAATATAGTCCCAAGGCAAAGGTACCCACGCTCCAGATCGTGATCTTCACAAGACAGCTTTCCACGATGATCACATCCGGTCTTCCCCTTGTTCAATCCCTCGAGATACTCGGGGCACAGATTGAAGATGTCAATCTGAGAGGGATCGTCCGGGAGATAAAAGAGAAGATAGAAGGCGGTTCACGGTTCGCCGACGCTCTCAGGGATTATCCGCAGTGTTTTGACCAGCTCTTCGTCAACCTTGTCGTCGCAGGCGAAGAGGGCGGCTTGCTGGACGGTGTCCTCCAGAGGCTCTCCGTATACATGGAAAAATCAGAAAAGCTCAAATCCAAGGTCAAATCTGCCATGATATACCCGATAAGCATCGTCGTCGTCGCTGTCGGTGTCGTCTTTGTCCTTTTGATCTTTGTTATTCCTGTTTTTGAGACAATGTTCAAGGACATGGGTGCCACCCTCCCTATGCCGACACAGATCGTCGTTAACTTAAGCAGGGCGGTAAAGGGCGGCATAATCTACATTATTGCCGCTGTAGTAGGTATCTTTTTCGCTTTTAAGAAGTATTACCAGTCACAGGGCGGCAGGAAAACGATTGACAGGCTGACACTGAAATTACCCATATTCGGTGTTTTAACGATAAAGGCCTCTGTCGCGAGGGTTACAAGGACCCTTGCGACGCTCCTCTCCAGCGGTGTCGCCATCCTTGAAAGCCTCGATATCGTTGCAAAGGTTGCCGGGAACAAGATCGTAGAAGAGGCGCTGGTGGTTGCAAAAGAGCGGATCAGCGAAGGAAGGAGCATGTCGGAGCCATTGGAACAGGCCGGCATATTCCCGCCAATGGTCGTTCAGATGGTTCAGGTTGGTGAATCAACGGGCGCCCTGGACAATATGCTCAATAAAATAGCAGACTTCTACGAGGATGACGTTGACGCCCTCGTAACAAACATGACGGCGCTCATGGAACCGATGATCATGGCCTTTCTCGGCGTTATCCTCGGCGGGCTTGTCGTCGCCATGTACCTGCCAATCTTTAAACTCGGTTCAGCAGTAGGATAA